A single genomic interval of Picosynechococcus sp. PCC 7003 harbors:
- a CDS encoding cell wall metabolism sensor histidine kinase WalK has translation MFQTTRNRLALWYTAITAVLLLVFATGVYFYVRYTLIERIDDTLKHVVEVVERSLIIEPDDPVGYHINLEASFRQQSPTVEDDRIDLEFFNPAGELLWSTFSEPLILPLELHPRGETVRLGNDYLLRQITDRLEVDRYVLGYLRVSHPWFEVTRPIRKLVLDLSLGIAIMITCGAVIGWLLSGIAIEPVKESYQQLRQFTADASHELRNPIAMIQTNVQMAIAYPDPDQRQQNLKVIERLTQRLGRLVNDLLFLARSDSGVLQAEFELIPLDALLLEVIEEQRASCRQEKIELQLNILGEAATEEPYKIFGDWDQMARLFTNLIGNAIAYAFPGDWGDKPRQITVTMALKEKTGRTAGEILQVTVKDNGIGIPADNLPNIFDRFYRLDPARTNPGESSTGSGLGLAIAAAIAKNHKGKITVASKDQGTIFSVSLPRAT, from the coding sequence ATGTTTCAAACCACCCGTAATCGTCTGGCCCTCTGGTATACAGCGATCACCGCAGTGTTGCTTTTGGTTTTCGCGACGGGGGTTTATTTTTATGTTCGTTATACCTTAATTGAACGCATCGATGACACCCTAAAGCACGTGGTGGAAGTGGTGGAGCGATCGCTAATCATTGAGCCAGATGATCCCGTGGGCTACCACATCAATCTAGAAGCCAGTTTTCGGCAACAGTCCCCCACCGTCGAGGATGACCGCATTGACCTGGAGTTTTTCAACCCAGCCGGAGAATTGCTTTGGTCAACCTTTTCGGAACCGTTAATCTTACCCTTGGAGTTGCACCCCCGGGGAGAAACGGTGCGTCTAGGAAATGATTATCTGCTGCGACAAATCACCGATCGCCTCGAAGTAGATCGCTACGTCTTGGGTTATCTACGGGTGAGCCATCCTTGGTTTGAGGTGACGCGACCGATTCGGAAATTAGTCCTCGATCTCAGCCTGGGGATCGCGATCATGATTACCTGTGGGGCGGTGATTGGTTGGTTACTGTCTGGCATTGCCATTGAACCGGTAAAGGAGTCTTATCAACAATTGCGGCAATTTACGGCGGATGCGTCCCACGAGCTGCGTAATCCCATTGCGATGATCCAAACCAATGTGCAAATGGCGATCGCCTACCCAGATCCCGACCAACGGCAACAAAACCTCAAGGTAATTGAACGGTTGACCCAACGGTTGGGCCGTCTAGTGAATGATCTCTTATTTCTCGCCCGCAGTGATAGCGGGGTTCTCCAGGCGGAATTTGAACTGATCCCCTTAGATGCCCTGTTGCTAGAAGTCATTGAAGAACAACGGGCTAGCTGTCGCCAGGAAAAAATTGAGTTGCAATTGAATATTTTAGGAGAAGCCGCCACGGAGGAACCCTACAAAATTTTCGGCGACTGGGACCAAATGGCGCGACTCTTTACCAATCTGATCGGCAATGCGATCGCCTACGCTTTTCCGGGGGATTGGGGCGATAAACCCAGACAAATCACCGTCACCATGGCCCTCAAGGAAAAAACAGGACGCACCGCAGGCGAAATCCTCCAAGTGACGGTCAAAGATAATGGCATCGGCATTCCCGCTGACAATTTACCGAATATTTTTGACCGCTTCTATCGCCTTGATCCCGCCCGGACGAATCCTGGGGAAAGTAGCACTGGCTCCGGTCTTGGTCTCGCCATTGCGGCGGCGATCGCCAAAAATCATAAAGGCAAAATCACCGTCGCAAGCAAAGACCAAGGCACAATATTTTCTGTCTCTCTACCACGAGCGACCTAA
- a CDS encoding substrate-binding domain-containing protein — protein sequence MAQKNDTLPLMLALTVTLGILGGGGWWFLNRSGFQGLSPNGTDTNSQDGAITRPSQATDNPFSPPAMVAPGTVVKISGSTSMVQINTALKNRFELQYPQTRVETMANGSSRGLEDLLAGNIDLAAISRPLQPEEIQQGLKAIAITTDAIAIVVAKENPFSTGLTGEQVQGIFQGNLTDWSAITDKATGEIRVINRPPVSGTHQTFQETVLNGANFGNGPNFTNLEQDATTPILRALGADGISYATYSQIANQQTVRTVPIDGVTPESDLYPYTRTLYYAYQEPASPQVEAFLGFVGTPVGAELIQTAQQ from the coding sequence ATGGCCCAGAAAAACGATACATTGCCTCTAATGCTGGCCCTCACCGTTACCCTGGGAATTCTGGGGGGCGGTGGTTGGTGGTTTCTGAACCGCTCTGGTTTCCAGGGTTTGTCTCCCAATGGGACGGATACGAATTCTCAGGATGGGGCGATCACCCGTCCTTCCCAAGCAACGGACAATCCTTTTAGTCCGCCGGCAATGGTGGCTCCGGGGACAGTGGTAAAAATTTCTGGTTCTACCAGTATGGTGCAGATTAACACTGCCCTAAAAAATCGGTTTGAGCTGCAATATCCCCAGACCCGTGTTGAAACGATGGCTAATGGTTCCAGTAGAGGCCTTGAGGATCTGCTGGCAGGAAATATTGACCTCGCGGCGATTTCCCGTCCCCTCCAACCGGAAGAAATCCAACAGGGCCTCAAGGCGATCGCCATTACCACCGATGCCATTGCCATTGTGGTCGCCAAGGAAAATCCATTTAGTACCGGGCTGACCGGGGAACAGGTACAGGGCATTTTTCAAGGGAATCTTACCGATTGGTCAGCGATCACCGATAAGGCCACGGGGGAAATTCGAGTGATCAATCGACCCCCGGTCAGCGGCACGCACCAAACTTTCCAAGAAACAGTGCTTAATGGGGCAAACTTCGGCAATGGCCCTAATTTCACCAATCTAGAACAGGACGCCACCACGCCGATTTTGCGAGCCCTGGGCGCTGACGGAATCAGTTATGCCACCTACAGCCAAATTGCCAATCAGCAAACCGTGAGAACGGTGCCCATCGATGGGGTAACGCCGGAATCGGATCTTTATCCCTACACCCGCACCCTTTATTATGCTTATCAAGAACCCGCTTCCCCCCAGGTTGAGGCTTTCCTCGGTTTTGTCGGCACCCCTGTGGGAGCGGAGTTGATCCAAACGGCGCAACAGTAA
- a CDS encoding TIGR00266 family protein: protein MSQFKFRVENNPSYASLIVTLPPNQTLLVEAGAMAAMDANIEMKSKMRGGLMKGIGRMFSGESLFISEFTARNSAGELYISPGVPGDVTHYHLDGSKSLMVQSSGFVASSPSVDLDTKFQGLKGFFTGESIFFLRASGQGDFWFSSYGAIIEIPVEGDYVVDTGYIVAFEDTLQYNVEMIGGLSFRGLRTGILGGEGLVCRFSGRGKLWVQSRNLFPLMNFLYPFRPVKSD, encoded by the coding sequence ATGTCTCAGTTTAAATTTCGCGTTGAAAATAATCCTTCCTATGCCTCGCTCATTGTGACCTTACCGCCCAACCAAACCCTGCTCGTGGAAGCGGGGGCCATGGCGGCCATGGATGCCAACATCGAAATGAAATCGAAGATGCGGGGGGGCTTGATGAAGGGCATCGGGCGGATGTTCAGTGGAGAATCCCTATTTATCAGTGAATTTACCGCCAGAAATAGCGCCGGGGAACTCTATATCTCGCCAGGGGTACCGGGAGATGTGACCCATTATCATTTAGACGGTTCTAAAAGTCTGATGGTGCAGTCTTCGGGTTTTGTGGCTTCTAGTCCTTCGGTGGATTTGGATACAAAATTCCAAGGGCTGAAGGGCTTTTTTACGGGGGAATCGATCTTTTTCCTGCGGGCATCGGGCCAAGGGGATTTTTGGTTTAGTTCCTACGGGGCAATTATCGAAATTCCCGTCGAAGGGGATTATGTGGTGGATACGGGCTACATTGTTGCCTTTGAGGATACGTTGCAATACAACGTGGAAATGATTGGTGGCTTGTCCTTCCGGGGTTTGCGGACGGGTATTCTCGGTGGGGAAGGGCTAGTCTGTCGCTTTAGTGGTCGGGGTAAGCTCTGGGTACAATCTCGCAATTTGTTCCCACTTATGAATTTCCTTTATCCCTTCCGACCGGTGAAGAGCGATTAG
- a CDS encoding TIGR00266 family protein, which translates to MEIKLLHQPDNAIAHVTLDAGEEIIAQAGAMVAMSGNINASTTLRKGKGGGIMGGLKRMLAGESLFLSVFRAPLPNSEIWFAPKLMGDLLLYEMRGDEFVVQASSYLASGPNVDIDLGWQGFKSFFSGESIFWLSISGQGPLVVTSFGAIYEVDIDGEYVVDTGHIVAFEKSLSFTVGKANPSWIGAFLGGEGLVCRFRGKGKLYCQTHNPGAFGSLVGSQLPPR; encoded by the coding sequence ATGGAAATTAAACTCTTACATCAACCAGATAATGCGATCGCCCATGTCACCCTCGATGCTGGCGAAGAAATCATTGCCCAGGCCGGCGCAATGGTTGCCATGAGTGGCAATATCAATGCCAGCACGACCCTCCGCAAAGGCAAAGGGGGCGGCATTATGGGGGGACTAAAACGGATGCTGGCCGGGGAATCCCTCTTTTTAAGCGTTTTTCGGGCACCCTTACCTAACAGCGAAATTTGGTTTGCTCCCAAGCTGATGGGAGACCTCCTCCTCTACGAAATGCGAGGCGATGAATTTGTTGTCCAGGCCTCTTCTTACCTTGCCTCTGGCCCAAATGTGGACATTGATCTCGGTTGGCAAGGCTTTAAATCTTTCTTTTCGGGGGAATCTATCTTTTGGCTCAGCATTAGCGGCCAAGGGCCTTTGGTGGTCACGTCTTTTGGGGCCATTTACGAAGTGGATATAGACGGCGAATACGTCGTTGATACAGGCCATATTGTTGCCTTTGAAAAGAGCCTGAGTTTCACCGTGGGTAAAGCAAACCCCTCTTGGATCGGTGCATTCCTCGGCGGAGAAGGTCTAGTCTGTCGCTTCCGGGGGAAAGGCAAACTTTACTGTCAAACCCATAACCCTGGAGCCTTCGGTTCCCTGGTCGGCTCCCAATTACCACCCCGTTAA
- a CDS encoding TIGR00266 family protein, which produces MKYEIRYKPAFACLFVTLEPGEQITAESGAMVSMDGGILMKTEFSGGFFPAILRRLFGGESLFVNVYRNTSQRPQTVILTQSIVGDIHRIDLSQGPICFQPGAYIAHTPGAKMGIRWAGFASWFAGEGLFKLQFTGSGRVFYGCYGGIIEKQIAGEFIVDNSHLVAYDPGITMNIRMSGGLFGSLTSGEGLVNKLKGRGRIYLQSRSVSGLVGFLRPKCR; this is translated from the coding sequence GTGAAATACGAAATCCGCTACAAACCCGCCTTTGCTTGTCTATTTGTCACCCTCGAACCCGGCGAACAGATCACAGCCGAATCTGGTGCAATGGTCAGCATGGATGGCGGAATCTTAATGAAAACTGAATTTTCGGGGGGATTTTTCCCGGCGATTCTCCGTCGCTTATTTGGGGGAGAATCCCTATTTGTGAATGTCTATCGCAACACAAGTCAGCGACCCCAGACTGTCATTTTAACGCAGTCAATAGTCGGTGATATCCACCGCATTGATCTGTCCCAGGGGCCGATCTGTTTTCAGCCCGGTGCCTACATTGCCCATACCCCCGGCGCAAAAATGGGAATCCGTTGGGCTGGTTTTGCCAGTTGGTTTGCGGGGGAAGGTCTCTTCAAACTGCAATTCACAGGCAGTGGACGGGTCTTTTACGGCTGCTATGGCGGCATCATCGAAAAACAAATTGCCGGGGAATTTATCGTCGATAATAGTCACCTCGTTGCCTACGATCCGGGCATCACGATGAATATCCGGATGTCTGGGGGATTATTTGGTTCCCTCACCTCCGGCGAAGGCCTGGTGAATAAACTCAAGGGCCGTGGCCGAATCTATCTCCAATCGCGGAGTGTGTCGGGTCTTGTGGGCTTTTTACGTCCAAAATGTCGTTAG
- a CDS encoding DUF2605 domain-containing protein encodes MFSPEPANEKQLLKAVLAPLLDDFLYWFDLSLTALEKKSLSFMAPGEQEDLIARIRQAQGEVMATKSLFQAMDGNAGVDVQVLMPWHQLVSECWQVAQKRRQLEGEA; translated from the coding sequence ATGTTTTCTCCAGAACCTGCCAATGAAAAGCAACTTTTAAAGGCTGTGCTGGCCCCGCTTTTAGATGATTTTCTCTACTGGTTTGATCTATCCCTCACAGCCCTCGAAAAAAAATCCTTAAGTTTTATGGCCCCTGGTGAACAGGAAGACTTAATCGCCCGCATTCGCCAGGCCCAGGGAGAGGTGATGGCCACCAAGTCCCTTTTTCAGGCAATGGATGGGAATGCTGGGGTCGATGTTCAGGTGTTGATGCCTTGGCACCAATTGGTTTCTGAATGTTGGCAAGTGGCCCAGAAGCGGCGTCAGTTAGAAGGAGAAGCCTAA
- a CDS encoding Npun_F5749 family FMN-dependent PPOX-type flavoprotein encodes MSVTFELAPWRSPLARALHRNKSQPHHRFFQLATVTPVGTPSNRTVVFRGFLDESNDLKIITDQRSEKINHLSACPDAEIAWYFTKTREQFRFSGQITMVTAQSSSSRLKPARQQTWQALSDAARAQFFWPQPGDRRSENLADFHPDAVNDQEPVSNFVLLLFQVTKVDHLELRGNPQNRFLYHRTADGTWQQNFVNP; translated from the coding sequence ATGTCTGTGACGTTTGAATTGGCTCCTTGGCGATCGCCTCTAGCACGGGCTTTGCACCGGAATAAAAGTCAGCCTCACCATCGCTTTTTTCAGTTGGCAACCGTAACGCCGGTGGGAACACCCAGTAATCGCACGGTGGTTTTTCGGGGGTTTCTCGACGAGAGCAATGATCTCAAAATCATTACGGATCAGCGCAGTGAAAAAATAAACCATCTCTCGGCTTGCCCTGATGCCGAAATTGCTTGGTATTTCACCAAAACTAGGGAACAATTTCGTTTTAGTGGTCAAATTACCATGGTTACGGCGCAAAGCTCATCATCACGACTCAAGCCCGCCAGACAGCAGACCTGGCAGGCCCTTTCCGATGCGGCCCGGGCCCAATTTTTCTGGCCCCAGCCTGGCGATCGCCGCAGCGAAAATTTAGCGGATTTCCACCCGGATGCAGTCAATGATCAAGAACCTGTTTCTAATTTCGTGCTTCTCCTCTTTCAAGTGACAAAAGTGGATCACCTAGAATTGCGGGGCAACCCCCAAAATCGTTTTCTGTATCACCGCACGGCCGACGGCACTTGGCAGCAAAATTTTGTCAATCCCTAG
- the modA gene encoding molybdate ABC transporter substrate-binding protein: MKFKLPYFIWGLITTLVIGLCSCTLGNSQPTLVVAIAASLTDVMAEIRAEFQAQHPDISIQFNTAASGTLQRQIEQQAPIDIFASAALEPVESLAQKGFVETEAIRIFAKNQLVLIQNQQSQPQLNHLEDLADEDVPKVALGNPKTVPAGKYAANLLEKYPQLYETLEQSQKLVFGENVRQVLTYVQNQSVTAGFVYQTDIFQQSNLRVIESFSPELTDSILYAIAPIKTSLHQSQGQLFIDFILGQQSQAILQKYGFLSPRD, from the coding sequence ATGAAATTTAAACTACCGTATTTTATTTGGGGTCTCATTACTACCCTGGTTATCGGTCTCTGTAGTTGTACCCTGGGCAATTCTCAGCCGACTTTGGTGGTGGCGATCGCCGCTTCTCTGACGGATGTTATGGCAGAGATTCGCGCTGAGTTTCAAGCACAGCATCCAGATATTTCAATTCAATTTAATACTGCCGCTTCTGGGACTTTACAAAGGCAAATTGAGCAACAAGCTCCCATTGATATTTTTGCCAGCGCCGCCCTAGAACCTGTTGAATCCTTGGCCCAAAAAGGGTTTGTCGAAACAGAAGCAATCCGAATTTTTGCAAAAAATCAACTTGTTCTAATTCAAAATCAACAAAGTCAACCACAATTGAACCACTTAGAAGATTTGGCTGATGAGGACGTCCCAAAAGTTGCCCTGGGTAATCCCAAAACAGTACCAGCAGGAAAATATGCCGCAAATCTTTTGGAAAAATATCCCCAGCTTTATGAAACCCTAGAACAGTCTCAAAAATTAGTCTTTGGGGAAAATGTGCGGCAAGTTTTAACCTATGTCCAAAATCAATCGGTAACAGCAGGATTTGTCTACCAAACGGACATTTTTCAGCAATCTAATCTGCGAGTGATTGAATCTTTTTCACCAGAATTAACAGACTCAATTTTATATGCGATCGCCCCGATTAAAACCTCACTACATCAATCCCAAGGGCAACTTTTTATCGATTTTATTTTAGGTCAGCAGAGTCAGGCTATTTTGCAAAAATATGGCTTTCTTTCCCCTAGGGATTGA
- a CDS encoding MlaE family lipid ABC transporter permease subunit translates to MTSQRRSKSSLSKWFERLVAAMLLGGQVIVHLLRGRFNRRITIEQMAAVGPDSLLIALVTAGFVGMVFTIQVAREFIYFGAGTAVGGVLSLSLSRELAPVLTAVVLAGRVGSAFAAEIGTMRVTEQIDALHILRTDPIDYLVVPRFLACCLMLPLLTILSLLTGMGGGLIIAMNLYQIPQSIFINSAQSFLEYWDIISAMIKSIVFGGLIAVIGCSWGLTTTGGAKGVGQSTTTAVVTSLLAIFIANFFLSWLMFQGLGSALVG, encoded by the coding sequence ATGACTAGCCAACGCAGATCAAAAAGCTCCCTCAGCAAATGGTTTGAGCGGTTAGTTGCCGCGATGCTTTTGGGGGGACAAGTCATTGTACATCTCCTGCGGGGGCGCTTCAATCGACGCATCACTATCGAACAAATGGCGGCAGTGGGGCCTGATTCTCTTCTCATTGCCCTGGTTACTGCTGGGTTTGTTGGCATGGTATTCACCATTCAGGTGGCCCGGGAATTTATTTACTTTGGTGCGGGGACTGCGGTGGGGGGGGTCTTGAGCCTTTCTCTATCCCGGGAGTTAGCGCCGGTGTTGACGGCGGTAGTGCTAGCGGGGCGGGTCGGGTCGGCTTTTGCAGCGGAGATTGGTACGATGCGAGTCACAGAACAAATTGATGCGTTGCATATTTTGCGCACAGATCCGATTGACTATTTGGTGGTGCCTCGCTTTTTAGCCTGCTGTTTAATGTTGCCTTTATTGACGATTTTATCTCTCCTGACAGGCATGGGGGGTGGGTTGATTATCGCCATGAATTTATATCAGATTCCCCAGTCAATTTTCATCAACTCAGCCCAAAGCTTCCTAGAATATTGGGACATCATCAGCGCTATGATTAAGTCTATTGTTTTTGGCGGCTTAATTGCAGTCATTGGTTGCAGTTGGGGTTTGACGACGACTGGGGGAGCCAAGGGAGTAGGGCAATCGACAACGACAGCTGTTGTTACTTCTTTATTGGCGATTTTTATTGCTAATTTTTTCCTGTCTTGGCTGATGTTCCAAGGGTTAGGTAGTGCCTTAGTGGGATGA
- a CDS encoding methyl-accepting chemotaxis protein, with the protein MPPSTTDYSKEYAEAQKAYYQNNLSEAEAIANQLLKDYPDDPHLLLLSGHISLGLQDLGRASAFYHRVLDVTNQRDYHEYARQGLAQVNAYSGQVNGHQETTGGQPTFTQPEDHPLTEDYASPENFVAASGEPEIPADVDDYAAQWAEPELPLRNFPEDEETFLVPHPGDDHSTEAGSDQSLNDPFFEAEAGEFIEFNEDELVEFDSAVGLEEDGDLLGNEDTSPFDLDWSPTHENGKFSADLDHFDVVDTDPLDFESESPTWLENPSLAEEDELTFDEPTHPSFASDSLSSANTDDFDDEISLGSLGAELFDEPEERPKQDEGGFLEEFGILEGQDLDNFGDFSSDILDDGQKMPDTALFEAPLETPTTTGEFDFDDFPEELGLNEDDSLFITLGEDSVSGGLGTDFTVSDKAQEVVAENPKKYLAWFENVPLQKKQLFTATGAAAASAIATLIVTVGVFQTTPAEQRSQALWPVAKTGLLTSLLAGAASFGTTLFLGQLTTRQIKRSTDNLQNQFDAVSQGNLNVKATVFAEDEFGALATGFNKMARVILNTTSEAQRRAEETEQSKEDLQRQVIRLLDDVEGAARGDFTVQAEVTADVLGAVADAFNLTIQNLREIVQQVKQAARQVNKNAADSESFARGLSSDALRQAEELAVTLNSVQMMTDSIQRVAENAREAEEVARTASSTALKGGESVEHTVAGILQIRETVAETARKVKRLAESSQEISKIVAVVSQIASRTNLLALNASIEAARAGESGKGFAIVADEVRQLADRSAKALKEIEQIVLQIQSETSSVMIAMEEGTQQVIDGTKRAEQAKQSLEDIIQVSNRIDALVRSITADTVEQRENSRAVAQVMQSVELTAQETSRESQRVAGSLQKLVGIARDLLSSVERFRIESTDEA; encoded by the coding sequence ATGCCGCCCAGCACCACTGATTATTCAAAAGAGTATGCTGAGGCCCAGAAGGCCTATTATCAGAATAATTTGTCTGAAGCAGAGGCGATCGCCAATCAGTTGCTCAAAGATTACCCGGACGATCCCCATCTGCTGCTTTTGAGTGGCCATATTTCCCTCGGTTTACAAGATCTAGGGCGGGCTTCCGCGTTTTACCACCGGGTTTTGGATGTGACCAACCAGCGGGATTACCATGAATATGCCCGGCAAGGTTTGGCTCAGGTCAATGCCTATAGCGGGCAAGTCAATGGTCACCAGGAAACCACCGGCGGACAGCCGACCTTTACCCAGCCAGAAGACCACCCGCTTACAGAAGATTACGCATCCCCAGAAAACTTTGTTGCGGCATCCGGGGAACCAGAGATTCCCGCAGATGTAGATGATTACGCAGCGCAATGGGCAGAGCCAGAATTGCCCCTGAGGAATTTTCCGGAGGACGAAGAAACCTTTCTCGTACCCCATCCCGGCGATGATCACTCCACTGAAGCGGGCTCAGACCAATCTCTCAATGATCCTTTTTTTGAGGCAGAAGCTGGTGAATTTATTGAATTTAACGAAGACGAATTGGTTGAATTCGATAGTGCGGTCGGTCTAGAAGAAGACGGTGATCTCCTGGGGAATGAGGACACATCCCCCTTTGATCTAGACTGGTCTCCAACGCATGAAAACGGTAAATTTTCAGCAGATCTAGACCATTTTGATGTAGTAGACACTGATCCCCTAGACTTTGAAAGTGAGTCTCCCACTTGGCTTGAAAATCCTTCTTTAGCTGAGGAAGACGAGTTGACATTTGATGAGCCGACTCACCCAAGTTTCGCGTCTGATTCGCTATCTTCTGCTAACACTGATGATTTTGACGATGAAATTAGCTTAGGCAGCCTTGGTGCAGAACTATTTGATGAACCAGAAGAGCGACCAAAACAAGATGAAGGGGGATTTCTTGAGGAGTTTGGGATTCTTGAGGGGCAAGATCTAGATAATTTTGGCGATTTTAGTTCGGATATCCTCGATGATGGCCAAAAAATGCCCGATACAGCTCTTTTTGAAGCGCCCCTAGAAACACCGACAACCACAGGGGAGTTTGATTTTGATGATTTTCCCGAGGAACTGGGACTCAATGAAGACGACAGCCTATTTATCACCCTAGGGGAAGATAGTGTTTCTGGTGGTTTAGGGACAGATTTTACTGTTTCTGATAAAGCCCAGGAAGTTGTCGCAGAAAACCCCAAAAAGTATTTGGCGTGGTTTGAGAATGTGCCTCTCCAGAAAAAACAGTTATTTACTGCAACTGGTGCTGCTGCTGCTTCGGCGATCGCCACCTTGATTGTAACAGTGGGCGTATTTCAAACAACCCCAGCCGAACAACGCTCCCAAGCCCTCTGGCCCGTGGCGAAAACAGGTTTACTCACAAGTTTACTAGCCGGGGCGGCCAGCTTTGGTACGACCCTATTTTTAGGACAGTTAACAACCCGACAGATCAAACGCAGCACCGATAACCTCCAGAACCAGTTTGACGCGGTCTCCCAGGGGAATCTCAATGTCAAAGCAACGGTTTTTGCGGAGGATGAATTTGGGGCTTTAGCCACGGGCTTTAATAAGATGGCCCGGGTTATTCTCAATACCACCAGTGAAGCCCAGCGGCGGGCCGAAGAAACAGAACAGTCCAAAGAAGACCTCCAGCGTCAGGTGATCCGTCTCCTTGATGATGTAGAAGGGGCCGCCCGGGGCGACTTTACCGTCCAAGCAGAGGTCACTGCCGACGTACTAGGGGCCGTCGCTGACGCCTTTAACCTCACCATTCAAAACCTCCGGGAAATTGTTCAACAGGTAAAACAGGCGGCCCGTCAGGTGAATAAAAACGCTGCCGACAGTGAATCCTTTGCTCGAGGCCTATCCAGCGATGCCCTCCGTCAAGCCGAAGAATTAGCTGTCACCCTCAACTCAGTCCAGATGATGACCGATTCGATCCAGCGGGTTGCTGAAAACGCCCGGGAAGCCGAAGAAGTTGCCCGAACCGCTTCGAGTACGGCCCTCAAGGGGGGAGAATCCGTAGAGCACACCGTAGCCGGGATTTTACAGATTCGAGAAACGGTGGCCGAAACAGCCCGTAAGGTAAAACGCCTGGCCGAGTCTTCCCAAGAAATTTCGAAAATTGTCGCGGTGGTCTCCCAGATTGCGTCCCGTACAAACCTCCTGGCGTTGAATGCATCCATTGAGGCGGCCCGGGCTGGGGAATCAGGAAAAGGCTTTGCGATTGTGGCCGACGAAGTCCGTCAGTTAGCAGACCGTTCTGCAAAAGCCCTGAAGGAAATCGAGCAAATTGTTTTACAAATCCAAAGTGAAACAAGCTCGGTCATGATCGCGATGGAGGAGGGTACCCAGCAGGTTATTGACGGTACCAAACGGGCGGAACAGGCGAAACAATCCCTAGAGGACATTATTCAGGTCTCGAACCGTATTGATGCCCTGGTGCGCTCGATTACGGCGGATACCGTTGAGCAGCGGGAAAATTCTCGCGCCGTGGCCCAGGTGATGCAATCAGTGGAGTTAACGGCCCAGGAAACCTCCCGGGAATCCCAACGGGTGGCCGGATCGTTACAGAAGTTGGTGGGCATTGCCCGGGATCTATTGTCTTCTGTGGAGCGATTCCGCATAGAATCCACGGATGAGGCGTAA
- a CDS encoding chemotaxis protein CheW: MSTPDDSSLQQNLTSLETQLQGLESPEGELHLKFQLPSGTGFVLPAFGIREVMQQSPDRITPIPNVSPLLLGTINLRGQVIWVADLGQFLGDSAPLRTDRAEIPVIAIEDQDMLLGLAVEEMQGMQWLSVETLQIQLSDLSDVMAPFVQGIWADGDDASKSWHLLDHVAILRSARWAT; the protein is encoded by the coding sequence ATGTCTACACCTGATGACAGTTCCCTACAACAAAACCTGACGTCTTTGGAAACCCAGTTACAGGGTTTAGAAAGCCCGGAAGGAGAGCTACACCTTAAATTTCAGCTTCCTTCTGGGACTGGTTTTGTGCTGCCGGCGTTTGGTATTCGAGAAGTGATGCAACAATCACCGGATCGGATTACGCCGATTCCCAATGTCTCTCCACTGCTGCTGGGTACGATTAATCTCCGGGGTCAGGTCATTTGGGTTGCGGATCTAGGACAGTTTTTAGGGGATAGTGCCCCTTTGCGGACAGACCGTGCAGAAATTCCGGTGATTGCGATCGAAGATCAAGATATGCTGCTGGGTTTAGCTGTTGAAGAGATGCAAGGGATGCAGTGGCTTTCTGTGGAAACGTTGCAAATTCAGCTGAGTGATCTATCAGATGTTATGGCTCCATTTGTGCAGGGAATCTGGGCCGATGGTGATGATGCCAGCAAATCTTGGCATTTATTAGACCATGTGGCGATTTTAAGATCGGCCAGGTGGGCAACATAA
- a CDS encoding response regulator transcription factor: protein MSRILVVEDSLSQREMISELLKGNGLTVDVAGDGLEALETLSQMTKNAAKTLPNLIVLDIVMPRMNGYELCRRLKSDPQIQKIPIVMCSSKGEEFDRYWGMKQGADAYIAKPFQPAELIGTIKQLLRSNKK from the coding sequence ATGAGTAGAATTTTGGTTGTTGAGGATAGTCTCTCTCAACGGGAAATGATTTCAGAATTACTGAAAGGCAACGGCCTCACGGTGGATGTTGCCGGTGATGGCCTTGAGGCCTTAGAAACCCTCAGTCAAATGACTAAAAATGCAGCTAAAACCCTGCCCAACTTAATTGTGCTCGACATTGTTATGCCACGGATGAATGGTTATGAGCTCTGTCGTCGCCTCAAATCCGACCCCCAAATTCAAAAAATCCCCATTGTGATGTGCTCTTCAAAAGGGGAAGAGTTTGACCGGTATTGGGGCATGAAGCAGGGAGCTGATGCTTATATCGCTAAACCCTTTCAGCCGGCGGAGTTAATTGGCACAATCAAGCAACTCCTGCGCAGCAATAAAAAATAG